From the Temnothorax longispinosus isolate EJ_2023e chromosome 6, Tlon_JGU_v1, whole genome shotgun sequence genome, one window contains:
- the LOC139815089 gene encoding astacin-like, which translates to MLCQPLAWTLAVVLTFASAGPVPDLRNMLVTGLTIPDDDTGVKVAQWTEDMNVNPEELGNYFEGDVMVTESTTRSNGAKDPKLRWPNHVIPYVIEGNFNKTQLKLIREAMKDYEKYTCLRLKPRTNEKNYVKIVSDNSGCWSYIGKIGGAQIINLQIPGCVTKKGTVIHEIMHTAGFWHEHTRDDRDDYVTINWKNIEERTAGNFDKLSSEVLEDYHIPYDYNSVMHYSAYAFAIDQNVKTIITKDPKAEIGQRVGFSASDYQKINKMYKCST; encoded by the exons ATGTTGTGTCAACCGTTAGCGTGGACGCTTGCAGTCGTTCTTACATTTGCGTCGGCGGGGCCGGTCCCTGATTTAAGGAATATGTTAGTAACCGGTTTAACGATTCCGGACGACGATACAGGAGTTAAGGTAGCGCAATGGACCGAAGACATGAACGTGAATCCCGAAGAATTGGGCAATTACTTTGAGGGAGACGTCATGGTCACGGAAAGCACTACACGATCAAACGGTGCAAAAGACCCAAAGCTCCGTTGGCCCAATCACGTTATTCCTTACGTAATCGAGGGTAACTTCA ATAAGACGCAGTTGAAACTTATACGCGAGGCGATGAAAGACTATGAAAAGTACACGTGCCTCCGGCTTAAACCGAGGACGAACGAAAAGAATTATGTCAAAATCGTTAGCGATAATAGCGGATGCTGGAGCTACATTGGCAAGATCGGCGGTGCACAAATAATAAACTTGCAGATTCCTGGTTGTGTAACTAAAAAGGGAACCGTAATACATGAGATTATGCATACTGCTGGCTTTTGGCACGAACATACCAGAGATGACCGAGATGATTACGTGACTATCAATTGGAAAAATATCGAAGAAA GAACCGCAGGTAATTTCGATAAACTTTCCTCGGAGGTACTCGAAGACTACCACATCCCTTACGATTATAACAGCGTGATGCACTATTCAGCGTACGCGTTCGCCATAGATCAGAACGTAAAGACTATCATAACAAAA gATCCGAAAGCAGAAATTGGGCAGAGAGTTGGCTTTAGTGCCTCAGATTATCAGAAGATCAACAAAATGTACAAATGTTCGACGTAA
- the LOC139814687 gene encoding hatching enzyme 1.2-like isoform X2, translated as MPCRLLATLAFLALTTSTSAWPTFRRRDVFDNAVDSPGGLIAHLRNLGSSLYGFPSNETGLKVAQWREDMDVNPEELGEYAEGDILFPPSIGRNGLAAVSARWPNGVIPFMISPYFNAQQQRVIYDAMDDYHKYTCIRFKPYTGEESDYVRITAGNTGCWSSVGRIGGRQDLNLQVPGCLTQKGTVIHELMHAVGFLHEHSRYERDEYVDILWDNISNGHAHNFNKAPPEITHAFGVGYDYGSVMHYSSTAFSKNYQLKTIVPKGDREIKLGQREGFSKKDILKVRRMYRCGQRTGIISYVDDQY; from the exons ATGCCGTGTCGACTGTTGGCCACCCTCGCGTTCCTCGCCCtgacgacgtcgacgtcggCCTGGCCGACCTTTCGTCGTCGGGATGTTTTCGACAATGCCGTGGACAGTCCTGGCGGACTGATCGCTCACCTACGAAATCTTGGCAGTTCGCTCTACGGATTCCCGAGTAACGAAACCGGATTGAAGGTGGCCCAATGGCGCGAGGATATGGACGTGAACCCGGAGGAGCTGGGCGAATACGCGGAGGGAGACATCCTGTTTCCGCCGAGCATCGGAAGAAACGGTCTCGCGGCGGTCTCCGCCCGGTGGCCCAACGGTGTCATTCCTTTTATGATTAGTCCTTACTTCA ACGCGCAACAACAGAGAGTTATATACGACGCAATGGACGACTATCACAAGTACACGTGCATCAGATTTAAGCCGTACACGGGCGAGGAGAGCGATTACGTCAGAATCACAGCCGGTAACACCGGATGCTGGAGCAGCGTGGGTAGAATTGGCGGCCGGCAGGATCTAAACCTTCAGGTTCCCGGTTGCCTGACGCAGAAGGGCACGGTGATACACGAGCTGATGCACGCCGTCGGCTTTTTGCACGAGCACAGCAGATACGAGCGGGACGAGTACGTGGACATACTGTGGGACAATATCTCGAACG GTCACGCGCACAATTTTAATAAGGCCCCCCCGGAGATCACCCACGCATTCGGCGTCGGTTACGATTACGGCAGCGTGATGCACTACTCGTCGACGGCGTTCTCCAagaattatcaattaaaaaccATCGTGCCGAAA GGTGACAGAGAGATAAAGCTCGGTCAGAGGGAGGGTTTCAGCAAGAAAGACATTCTGAAAGTCCGAAGGATGTACAGATGTGGCCAGCGTACTGGCATAATCAGTTACGTCGACGATCAGTACTAA
- the LOC139814687 gene encoding hatching enzyme 1.2-like isoform X1, with product MPCRLLATLAFLALTTSTSAWPTFRRRDVFDNAVDSPGGLIAHLRNLGSSLYGFPSNETGLKVAQWREDMDVNPEELGEYAEGDILFPPSIGRNGLAAVSARWPNGVIPFMISPYFNAQQQRVIYDAMDDYHKYTCIRFKPYTGEESDYVRITAGNTGCWSSVGRIGGRQDLNLQVPGCLTQKGTVIHELMHAVGFLHEHSRYERDEYVDILWDNISNGHAHNFNKAPPEITHAFGVGYDYGSVMHYSSTAFSKNYQLKTIVPKRQLDSSILDLIGGIFQGDREIKLGQREGFSKKDILKVRRMYRCGQRTGIISYVDDQY from the exons ATGCCGTGTCGACTGTTGGCCACCCTCGCGTTCCTCGCCCtgacgacgtcgacgtcggCCTGGCCGACCTTTCGTCGTCGGGATGTTTTCGACAATGCCGTGGACAGTCCTGGCGGACTGATCGCTCACCTACGAAATCTTGGCAGTTCGCTCTACGGATTCCCGAGTAACGAAACCGGATTGAAGGTGGCCCAATGGCGCGAGGATATGGACGTGAACCCGGAGGAGCTGGGCGAATACGCGGAGGGAGACATCCTGTTTCCGCCGAGCATCGGAAGAAACGGTCTCGCGGCGGTCTCCGCCCGGTGGCCCAACGGTGTCATTCCTTTTATGATTAGTCCTTACTTCA ACGCGCAACAACAGAGAGTTATATACGACGCAATGGACGACTATCACAAGTACACGTGCATCAGATTTAAGCCGTACACGGGCGAGGAGAGCGATTACGTCAGAATCACAGCCGGTAACACCGGATGCTGGAGCAGCGTGGGTAGAATTGGCGGCCGGCAGGATCTAAACCTTCAGGTTCCCGGTTGCCTGACGCAGAAGGGCACGGTGATACACGAGCTGATGCACGCCGTCGGCTTTTTGCACGAGCACAGCAGATACGAGCGGGACGAGTACGTGGACATACTGTGGGACAATATCTCGAACG GTCACGCGCACAATTTTAATAAGGCCCCCCCGGAGATCACCCACGCATTCGGCGTCGGTTACGATTACGGCAGCGTGATGCACTACTCGTCGACGGCGTTCTCCAagaattatcaattaaaaaccATCGTGCCGAAA AGACAACTGGATAGTAGCATTTTGGATCTTATTGGCGGAATCTTCCAGGGTGACAGAGAGATAAAGCTCGGTCAGAGGGAGGGTTTCAGCAAGAAAGACATTCTGAAAGTCCGAAGGATGTACAGATGTGGCCAGCGTACTGGCATAATCAGTTACGTCGACGATCAGTACTAA